A window of the Acidovorax sp. YS12 genome harbors these coding sequences:
- a CDS encoding helix-turn-helix domain-containing protein, translated as MGRRGRTGRAGALSRRGRAVPTTIWPIVNTFLEVPPLLEPSGSVRRYSGEHGAHAHGHAQILYALHGRMELEIAGRAAFVDTACGIVIPAGAEHGYLAAPASRLFVIDAPDQAGLARVRRFAVPPAWRAGVAPDAAARVAEVLQAPGVIARRGVDLGRLAQAVQAALHEDWPTARLAALCHLSPQRFHARLRELAGRTPQEWLRGLRLDRAEALLAHGLPLETAALQCGYASASALAYALKRERGVGARALRARSTP; from the coding sequence ATGGGCAGGCGGGGTCGGACGGGAAGGGCCGGGGCATTATCCCGTCGGGGCCGGGCCGTTCCTACTACTATTTGGCCCATCGTGAACACGTTCTTAGAGGTCCCTCCGCTCCTGGAGCCCAGTGGCTCGGTGCGCCGCTACAGCGGCGAGCACGGCGCGCACGCGCACGGCCATGCGCAGATCCTGTACGCGCTGCACGGCCGCATGGAGCTGGAGATCGCCGGGCGCGCGGCCTTCGTCGATACGGCCTGCGGCATCGTCATCCCGGCGGGGGCCGAACATGGCTACCTGGCCGCGCCGGCATCCCGCCTGTTCGTCATCGACGCGCCGGACCAGGCCGGGCTGGCGCGGGTGCGCCGCTTCGCCGTGCCGCCGGCCTGGCGCGCCGGCGTGGCGCCGGATGCCGCCGCGCGCGTGGCCGAGGTGCTGCAGGCCCCCGGGGTGATCGCGCGCCGGGGCGTGGACCTGGGGCGGCTGGCCCAGGCGGTGCAGGCCGCGCTGCATGAGGACTGGCCCACGGCGCGGCTGGCGGCGCTGTGCCACCTAAGCCCGCAGCGCTTCCACGCGCGGCTGCGCGAGCTGGCCGGCCGCACGCCCCAGGAATGGCTGCGCGGCCTGCGCCTGGACCGCGCCGAGGCCCTGCTGGCACACGGCCTGCCGCTGGAGACGGCGGCGCTGCAGTGCGGCTATGCCAGCGCCAGCGCCCTGGCCTATGCGCTCAAGCGCGAGCGCGGCGTGGGCGCGCGGGCGCTGAGGGCACGCAGCACCCCTTGA